From Natranaeroarchaeum aerophilus, one genomic window encodes:
- a CDS encoding alpha/beta hydrolase — translation MEADEIHPDVQRILARRERVEPILMPVRSARWMRLVMRGLNWVQNRNPPAVGATTDLTIDGPGGDLPLRIYEPETEGPHPTLVFFHGGGHVLGSLESHDLLCRHLTRESGCVVVAVDYRLAPEHPFPANVEDAYRAIEWATAHEEQLHSTGELAVIGDSAGGALAAVTSLMAAERDGPEIDYQVLIYPGINVREEQDSVQEHAGIVLDEADLEWFHDCYFGSDVHFRNPYANPTMACDVSGVPPATVITAGFDPLRDGATVYVEQLIDDGVSVRYRNYDSMVHGFITMLSGAEAVDVAHDAISEIADDLDDVFDGTS, via the coding sequence ATGGAAGCCGACGAAATCCATCCCGACGTCCAGCGGATCCTCGCCCGCCGCGAGCGCGTCGAGCCCATCCTCATGCCGGTCCGATCGGCGCGCTGGATGCGCCTCGTCATGCGGGGGCTCAACTGGGTTCAAAACCGAAACCCGCCCGCTGTCGGGGCCACGACCGACCTGACGATCGACGGTCCGGGTGGCGATCTGCCGCTCCGGATCTACGAGCCCGAAACCGAGGGGCCGCACCCGACGCTGGTGTTCTTCCACGGTGGGGGTCACGTCCTCGGCAGTCTGGAGAGCCACGACCTGCTCTGTCGGCATCTGACCCGGGAGAGCGGCTGTGTCGTCGTCGCAGTTGACTACCGCCTCGCTCCCGAACATCCGTTCCCGGCGAACGTTGAAGACGCGTACCGTGCGATCGAGTGGGCCACGGCACACGAAGAGCAGCTGCACTCGACCGGCGAGCTTGCCGTGATCGGGGACAGCGCGGGCGGCGCGCTCGCAGCCGTCACGTCACTGATGGCGGCCGAACGCGATGGCCCGGAGATCGATTATCAGGTGTTGATCTATCCCGGTATCAACGTGCGCGAGGAGCAGGACTCGGTGCAGGAACACGCCGGAATCGTCCTCGATGAGGCCGATCTGGAGTGGTTCCACGACTGTTACTTCGGCAGCGATGTCCACTTCCGGAACCCCTACGCGAACCCGACCATGGCCTGTGACGTCTCGGGGGTTCCACCGGCGACTGTGATCACCGCCGGGTTCGACCCCCTGCGCGATGGCGCGACGGTCTACGTCGAGCAACTGATCGACGACGGCGTCTCGGTCCGGTATCGCAACTACGATTCGATGGTTCACGGCTTCATTACGATGCTTTCGGGGGCAGAAGCAGTCGACGTGGCACACGACGCGATCAGCGAAATTGCGGACGATCTGGATGATGTGTTCGACGGCACCAGCTGA